Proteins from one Oscillatoria nigro-viridis PCC 7112 genomic window:
- the exaC gene encoding acetaldehyde dehydrogenase ExaC: MVVAAPVQSGSQSIFQTRYDNFIGGKWVPPVKGKYSENLSPITGKSICQVPRSSAEDVELALDAAHAAKDKWGKTSPADRARVLHKIADRIEENLDRLAIAETWDNGKPIRETTFADIPLAIDHFRYFASCIRAQEGSIGELDGTTVAYHFHEPLGVIGQIIPWNFPILMAAWKLAPALAAGNCVVLKPAGPTPASILVLMEIIADLVPDGAINVINGPGAEIGKTLATSPRIAKVAFTGETTTGRLIMQYASQNVIPVTLELGGKSPNIFFEDICARDDEFLDKAVEGLVMFAFNQGEVCTCPSRALIQESIYDRFMERAIDRIRQIKQDNPLDPTTALGAQVSINQMEKIAEYVKIGRAEGAECLIGGERNILSGDLQDGYYFQPTVFKGNNKMRIFQEEIFGPVLAVTTFKDEAEALEIANDTLYGLGAGVWTRDINTAYRMGRAVQAGRVWTNCYHLYPAHAAFGGYKSSGIGRENHKMMLDHYQQTKNLLVSYSPKALGFF; this comes from the coding sequence ATGGTAGTAGCAGCACCTGTTCAATCCGGCAGTCAGTCGATTTTTCAAACTCGCTACGACAACTTTATCGGCGGCAAGTGGGTGCCACCGGTGAAAGGGAAATACTCGGAAAACCTGTCTCCAATTACAGGAAAATCAATTTGTCAAGTCCCCCGATCGAGCGCCGAGGATGTAGAATTGGCACTAGATGCCGCCCACGCCGCGAAAGACAAGTGGGGTAAGACTTCCCCAGCAGACAGGGCGCGGGTTTTGCACAAAATAGCCGATCGAATCGAAGAAAACCTCGATCGCCTCGCCATCGCCGAAACCTGGGACAACGGCAAACCAATTCGCGAAACCACATTCGCAGACATACCCCTGGCGATCGACCATTTCCGCTACTTCGCAAGCTGCATCCGAGCTCAAGAAGGGTCGATCGGCGAACTCGACGGAACCACCGTCGCCTACCACTTCCACGAACCCCTAGGCGTCATCGGACAAATTATCCCCTGGAACTTCCCGATATTAATGGCCGCCTGGAAACTCGCCCCAGCCCTAGCCGCCGGCAACTGCGTCGTCCTCAAACCAGCAGGTCCCACCCCCGCCTCAATCTTGGTACTGATGGAAATCATCGCCGACTTAGTACCAGACGGCGCAATCAACGTCATTAACGGGCCCGGCGCCGAAATCGGCAAAACCCTCGCCACCAGTCCCCGGATTGCCAAAGTCGCCTTCACCGGAGAAACCACCACCGGCAGGCTAATCATGCAATACGCCTCCCAAAACGTCATCCCCGTCACCCTAGAACTAGGCGGCAAATCCCCCAACATTTTCTTTGAAGATATCTGCGCCCGAGACGACGAATTCCTCGACAAAGCAGTCGAAGGATTAGTCATGTTTGCCTTCAATCAAGGCGAAGTGTGCACCTGTCCCTCCCGCGCCTTAATTCAGGAGTCAATCTACGATCGATTCATGGAAAGGGCGATCGATCGCATCCGCCAAATCAAACAAGACAACCCCTTAGATCCGACAACAGCCCTCGGCGCGCAAGTCTCCATCAACCAGATGGAAAAAATCGCCGAATACGTCAAAATCGGTCGCGCCGAAGGCGCAGAATGTCTGATTGGTGGCGAAAGAAACATCTTATCCGGCGACTTGCAAGACGGCTATTATTTCCAGCCGACAGTCTTCAAAGGAAACAACAAAATGCGAATTTTCCAAGAAGAAATCTTCGGGCCAGTATTAGCAGTCACCACCTTCAAAGACGAAGCCGAAGCATTAGAAATTGCCAACGACACTCTCTACGGTTTAGGTGCAGGAGTTTGGACTCGCGACATCAACACCGCCTACCGCATGGGCCGCGCCGTTCAAGCAGGCCGCGTGTGGACAAACTGCTATCACCTCTATCCGGCCCACGCAGCATTCGGCGGCTACAAATCGTCTGGTATCGGGCGCGAGAATCACAAAATGATGTTAGATCACTACCAGCAAACCAAGAATTTGTTGGTAAGTTACAGCCCCAAAGCTTTAGGTTTTTTCTAA
- a CDS encoding A/G-specific adenine glycosylase, translated as MPALNTVVFSSDFEPGSQPLNAAKVRWFRRRLKTWGQQNFRDFPWRRTCDPYAILVAEFLLQKTTAATVAPIYQEFVGRYPTLSDLAAAPAEEVASLLQPLGLFFRAQKLRESVLVILENYQGNVPRTEAQLLELPGVGKYIARSVCANAFGQPKAVLDTNVARILQRFFGIDGGKVKSRSSELWEAAERVAPKQQVGPWNLGMLDFGAAVCTARNPRCGECPLQQQCEYKISSEINSRLIAELS; from the coding sequence ATGCCTGCCTTAAATACCGTTGTTTTTTCTTCTGATTTCGAGCCTGGGTCACAGCCTTTGAACGCAGCGAAAGTCCGGTGGTTCCGCCGCCGGCTGAAAACTTGGGGCCAGCAGAATTTCCGTGATTTTCCTTGGCGGCGTACCTGCGACCCCTACGCGATTTTAGTGGCTGAGTTCCTGCTGCAAAAAACTACTGCCGCTACAGTGGCTCCGATTTATCAAGAATTTGTCGGTCGATATCCGACTCTCTCCGATCTAGCGGCCGCGCCTGCGGAGGAAGTTGCTAGTTTGTTGCAGCCTTTGGGTCTTTTTTTTCGGGCGCAAAAGCTGCGGGAATCGGTGCTGGTTATCCTAGAAAATTATCAGGGAAACGTTCCCCGCACGGAAGCTCAGTTGCTGGAACTTCCCGGAGTTGGCAAGTACATTGCGCGATCGGTTTGCGCTAATGCTTTCGGACAGCCAAAAGCGGTGCTCGATACGAATGTTGCTCGGATTTTGCAGCGTTTTTTTGGGATTGACGGCGGTAAGGTAAAATCGCGATCGTCCGAACTTTGGGAAGCCGCAGAACGAGTTGCTCCCAAACAGCAAGTCGGGCCGTGGAATTTAGGAATGCTGGACTTTGGGGCGGCAGTTTGCACTGCAAGAAATCCCCGCTGCGGCGAGTGTCCGCTGCAACAGCAGTGCGAGTACAAAATTAGCAGCGAAATCAATTCTCGGCTCATTGCCGAACTCAGTTGA
- a CDS encoding heavy-metal-associated domain-containing protein translates to MTLQLKVPNMACSACGETITKAINKVDATATVQADPKTKLVNITTQASEAAITEAITAAGYPVTCH, encoded by the coding sequence ATGACACTACAGCTAAAAGTGCCTAACATGGCGTGTTCAGCCTGCGGCGAAACCATTACCAAAGCCATCAACAAAGTAGATGCCACCGCAACTGTTCAGGCAGATCCCAAGACCAAACTGGTCAATATCACAACTCAAGCATCTGAAGCCGCCATTACAGAGGCAATTACAGCGGCAGGTTATCCCGTTACCTGTCACTAA
- a CDS encoding heavy metal translocating P-type ATPase: MENATMKLRGMSCASCANTIEDAIRSVPGVEACNVNFGTEQATVIYDPHQTNLGIIQDAVDAAGYVAKPLKAEDLSTNNDAEQQERLAETRQLLQKLWFGGIVSAILLIGSLPMMTGLSIPFIPTWLHNSWLQLILTSPVQLWCGRAFYINAWKALKRHAATMDTLVTVGTGAAYFYSIFATLFPTFFTAQGLTADVYYEASAVIITLILLGRLLENRAKGQTSEAMRKLMGLQAKTARVIRNNQEIDIPISEVILEDIILVRPGEKIPVDGEIVDGTSTIDEAMVTGESLPVKKQPGDEVIGATINKTGSFKFRATRVGKDTFLAQIVQLVQQAQGSKAPIQRLADRVTGWFVPAVVTIAIATFILWYNLMGNATMALITTVGVLIIACPCALGLATPTSIMVGTGKGAENGILIKGAESLELAHKLQAIVLDKTGTITQGKPTVTHFLTVNGTAHSNELKLLRLAASVERNSEHPLAEAVVQYAKSQGVEVTEALEFEALAGSGVQACVSHQWVQIGTHRWMTELGIDTKALQQDWERLEYLGKTVVWLALDGNIEGIIAISDAVKPSSANAIRTLQKMGLEVVMLTGDNRRTAEVIAREVGIKRVIAEVRPDQKAAQIENLQAEGKIVAMVGDGINDAPALAQADVGMAIGTGTDVAIAASDITLISGDLQGIVTAIQLSRATMQNIKQNLFFAFVYNVAGIPIAAGILFPIFGWLLSPIIAGAAMAFSSVSVVTNALRLRNFRPKIVG, encoded by the coding sequence ATGGAAAACGCCACTATGAAACTGCGGGGCATGAGTTGTGCCTCCTGTGCCAATACAATCGAAGACGCAATTCGTTCTGTTCCGGGTGTGGAGGCCTGTAATGTCAACTTTGGTACTGAACAAGCGACTGTCATCTATGACCCGCACCAAACCAATTTAGGTATCATTCAGGATGCAGTAGATGCAGCCGGATATGTTGCCAAACCCCTGAAAGCAGAAGATTTATCTACAAATAATGATGCCGAACAGCAGGAAAGACTTGCAGAAACTCGACAGTTACTCCAAAAACTTTGGTTTGGTGGAATAGTGAGCGCCATTCTATTAATTGGTTCTCTGCCAATGATGACAGGATTATCAATTCCTTTCATCCCGACATGGTTGCACAATTCCTGGCTGCAATTAATATTAACCTCACCCGTGCAACTTTGGTGTGGCCGTGCCTTTTATATTAATGCTTGGAAAGCTCTCAAGCGTCATGCAGCCACCATGGATACTTTAGTCACAGTGGGTACGGGTGCTGCATATTTCTACTCCATCTTTGCCACCCTATTTCCCACATTTTTTACCGCTCAGGGGTTGACAGCCGATGTTTATTACGAAGCATCTGCGGTGATTATCACCCTGATTTTGTTGGGACGGCTACTAGAGAATCGCGCTAAAGGACAAACCTCAGAGGCGATGCGTAAACTGATGGGATTGCAAGCAAAAACGGCTCGCGTAATTCGCAACAACCAAGAGATAGATATTCCCATCTCTGAAGTGATTTTAGAGGACATAATCTTGGTGCGTCCTGGTGAAAAAATTCCGGTAGACGGCGAGATTGTTGATGGAACCTCAACGATAGATGAAGCAATGGTGACAGGCGAAAGTTTACCTGTGAAAAAGCAACCCGGCGATGAAGTGATTGGAGCTACTATTAATAAAACAGGTAGCTTTAAATTCCGGGCCACGCGAGTTGGTAAAGACACATTTTTAGCACAAATTGTGCAGTTAGTCCAGCAAGCACAAGGCTCTAAAGCACCGATTCAACGATTAGCAGATCGAGTGACCGGATGGTTTGTGCCTGCGGTCGTTACCATTGCGATCGCCACCTTTATCCTCTGGTACAACCTCATGGGTAATGCCACGATGGCGTTAATTACCACCGTCGGTGTCTTGATTATCGCTTGTCCTTGTGCGTTGGGTTTAGCAACACCAACTTCTATAATGGTGGGCACTGGTAAAGGAGCAGAAAACGGCATTTTAATTAAAGGTGCAGAAAGCTTGGAATTAGCACATAAATTGCAGGCGATCGTTCTTGATAAAACAGGTACTATTACCCAAGGAAAGCCAACTGTTACCCATTTTTTAACAGTCAATGGTACAGCCCACAGCAATGAGTTAAAACTTTTGCGGTTAGCCGCATCAGTTGAGCGAAATTCTGAACATCCTTTAGCCGAAGCTGTTGTGCAATATGCTAAATCTCAAGGCGTTGAGGTAACAGAAGCTCTGGAATTTGAGGCGCTCGCAGGTAGCGGTGTACAAGCCTGTGTTTCCCATCAATGGGTACAAATTGGTACGCATCGTTGGATGACTGAATTGGGAATTGATACCAAAGCTTTACAACAAGATTGGGAGCGATTGGAATATCTCGGTAAAACCGTAGTTTGGCTGGCACTTGATGGCAATATAGAAGGAATTATCGCTATCTCGGATGCAGTCAAACCCTCTTCCGCTAATGCAATTCGCACTTTACAAAAGATGGGATTAGAAGTGGTAATGCTAACAGGTGATAACCGTCGCACGGCGGAAGTCATAGCGCGGGAAGTCGGCATCAAACGAGTTATTGCAGAAGTTCGTCCCGATCAAAAAGCCGCTCAAATCGAAAATCTTCAGGCAGAGGGAAAAATTGTCGCAATGGTGGGGGATGGAATCAATGATGCACCTGCACTGGCTCAAGCTGACGTAGGCATGGCAATTGGCACAGGAACAGATGTCGCGATCGCAGCTAGCGATATCACTCTAATTTCTGGCGACTTACAAGGCATTGTTACTGCCATCCAACTGTCTCGCGCTACGATGCAAAACATCAAACAAAATCTGTTTTTTGCCTTTGTCTACAATGTGGCAGGCATTCCCATCGCCGCCGGAATTCTTTTCCCGATTTTTGGATGGCTTCTCAGTCCAATTATTGCCGGGGCAGCAATGGCATTTAGTTCCGTTTCTGTAGTAACAAATGCGTTGCGTCTCCGTAACTTTAGACCCAAAATTGTTGGCTAG
- a CDS encoding cupredoxin domain-containing protein, with the protein MLGRKTIIGTIASLGVVLAMLSGEGIAQNTHETHPTQTQQKSQFHRIEQPLSNKILVTWAGIGLISLELWWFLLSKPKSQKAITASGGIQEVTVTVDGGYEPSRIVVQAGQPVRLNFHRQDPSSCLEQVLIPDFHIAADLHLNQVTSVEFTPKKAGSYLFSCGMNMFRGEIIAEDRQLESTGLKEPQTLTASQLNPSMSTHQHETIIDAEAMEINPTVDRGIQKVTIIVNKGYTPNHLVVKAGKPVQLNFLRETSSGCLAKVLIPDFGIATDLSFNQVTTIELTPEDVGKHTFSCGMNMFRGIIEVQAAHVSDPDEMAAQFLNN; encoded by the coding sequence ATGCTCGGCAGAAAAACAATTATCGGTACTATTGCTAGTCTCGGAGTTGTACTAGCAATGTTATCTGGTGAAGGAATAGCGCAAAATACCCATGAAACACACCCAACTCAAACACAGCAAAAAAGTCAGTTTCATCGCATTGAACAACCCTTAAGTAACAAGATTTTAGTTACTTGGGCTGGAATCGGATTAATTAGTTTAGAACTTTGGTGGTTTCTCCTTAGCAAACCCAAATCTCAGAAAGCGATTACAGCCAGTGGAGGAATTCAAGAAGTAACCGTCACCGTTGATGGTGGCTATGAACCCAGCCGCATTGTTGTGCAAGCTGGACAACCCGTGCGTCTTAACTTTCACCGCCAAGATCCTAGCAGTTGTTTGGAACAAGTCTTAATTCCAGATTTTCATATTGCAGCAGATTTGCATCTGAATCAAGTAACCTCTGTTGAATTCACACCTAAGAAAGCTGGCAGTTATCTATTTAGCTGTGGCATGAATATGTTTCGAGGCGAAATTATCGCCGAAGACCGACAACTTGAATCAACGGGGTTAAAGGAGCCTCAAACACTAACAGCATCCCAGTTGAATCCATCCATGTCAACACATCAGCACGAAACAATAATTGACGCTGAAGCTATGGAAATCAATCCAACTGTTGACCGGGGCATCCAGAAAGTGACTATCATTGTTAATAAAGGCTACACGCCAAATCATCTGGTAGTTAAAGCAGGTAAACCCGTTCAACTCAATTTTTTACGCGAAACTTCTAGTGGTTGTTTAGCGAAAGTGCTGATTCCCGATTTTGGTATTGCTACCGATTTGTCTTTTAATCAAGTAACAACCATTGAATTGACTCCTGAAGATGTGGGAAAACACACTTTTAGTTGTGGCATGAATATGTTTCGCGGTATCATAGAAGTGCAAGCCGCTCACGTCTCTGACCCGGATGAAATGGCTGCTCAATTCTTAAATAACTGA
- a CDS encoding heavy metal-responsive transcriptional regulator, whose protein sequence is MLVQEKQKLIGLVAKESGVPIKTIRYYEELGLIKASGRTEGKYRLFNSDILNRLSFIKRAQTLGLTLAEIQELLTVHDGGELPCEHIKVQLRDKLSVIDRQIQQLLILKLELEGLLSGSPTLLEKVDSIICPLIQKN, encoded by the coding sequence ATGTTAGTCCAAGAAAAGCAAAAACTCATTGGTTTAGTTGCGAAGGAAAGCGGCGTACCGATCAAAACCATTCGCTACTATGAGGAACTCGGTTTAATCAAGGCATCAGGCAGAACCGAGGGGAAATATAGATTATTTAATTCTGATATTTTGAATCGGCTCAGCTTTATTAAACGCGCCCAAACTTTGGGATTAACTTTAGCCGAGATTCAAGAATTATTGACGGTTCACGATGGGGGAGAGTTGCCTTGCGAACACATCAAAGTTCAGTTGCGAGATAAGCTGAGCGTTATCGATCGACAAATTCAGCAACTACTTATCCTCAAACTAGAGTTGGAAGGATTACTTTCAGGTTCGCCCACCTTACTAGAAAAGGTTGATTCCATCATTTGTCCTCTGATTCAAAAAAATTAG
- a CDS encoding phytochelatin synthase family protein, with translation MSAQGFYRRSLPDSAIAFSSVEGKQIFREALALGGMEGYFALAEQFHTQAEPAFCGLGSLVVVLNALSIDPGRIWKGVWRWYGEEFLDCCLPLSVIKENGITFDEFVCIARCNGAVVKPNRYHQSSLENFRQAVEEVTAASGDIHLVVSYSRKVLGQTGDGHFSPIGGYHPQRDLVLLLDVARFKYPPHWVSLPLLWQAFEPVDPVTNQCRGYISLQKSERLPETFFHVACDLHQWRIVAPYFAEILPDIVRKEQPDSIASFVTIILHHWPVEFTTMVNTSPETAEKLEKLRAAIELNSLFDIVHQCLSSDDWDAMSVVGKWSQQPFAAEIITAILLSCPETLYSTLKRELRLWFSEVRNLEKLIPPLDVEISRLREQMSALQEFYILYSKGHQCNIPQS, from the coding sequence ATGTCTGCTCAAGGGTTTTATCGTCGTTCACTCCCCGATTCTGCTATTGCCTTTTCCTCCGTAGAGGGAAAGCAAATATTTCGAGAAGCGTTGGCATTGGGAGGTATGGAAGGGTATTTTGCTCTAGCAGAACAGTTTCATACTCAAGCAGAACCCGCTTTTTGTGGATTGGGTAGTTTAGTTGTTGTTCTTAATGCCTTATCCATCGATCCGGGTCGCATTTGGAAAGGGGTGTGGAGATGGTATGGAGAGGAATTTTTAGACTGTTGCTTACCTCTTTCAGTCATTAAAGAAAACGGTATCACCTTTGATGAGTTTGTCTGTATCGCACGTTGCAACGGTGCTGTTGTAAAACCTAACCGTTACCACCAAAGCAGCTTGGAAAACTTTCGGCAAGCAGTTGAGGAAGTGACTGCGGCGTCAGGTGATATTCATCTAGTTGTTTCCTACAGCCGAAAGGTATTGGGACAAACGGGTGACGGTCACTTTTCACCAATTGGTGGCTATCATCCACAGCGGGATCTAGTTCTTCTGCTGGATGTTGCCCGTTTCAAATATCCACCTCACTGGGTTTCTCTGCCTTTGTTATGGCAAGCATTTGAACCTGTCGATCCGGTCACTAATCAATGTCGAGGTTATATTTCCTTGCAGAAGAGTGAAAGGTTGCCAGAAACCTTTTTTCATGTTGCTTGTGATTTACATCAGTGGCGTATTGTTGCTCCTTACTTTGCAGAAATACTTCCCGACATTGTGAGAAAAGAGCAACCTGATTCAATTGCTTCATTTGTCACTATCATCCTGCACCATTGGCCTGTTGAATTCACAACTATGGTGAATACCTCGCCAGAGACGGCAGAGAAACTTGAGAAATTACGGGCAGCTATTGAGTTAAATTCACTGTTTGATATTGTTCACCAATGCTTGTCAAGCGATGACTGGGATGCAATGTCTGTTGTAGGGAAGTGGTCGCAACAGCCATTCGCAGCAGAGATAATAACAGCAATATTACTCTCCTGTCCCGAAACGCTCTATTCAACTCTCAAACGCGAGTTACGACTGTGGTTTAGTGAGGTTCGCAACCTTGAGAAACTAATCCCTCCCTTGGATGTAGAGATATCTAGATTGAGAGAACAAATGTCAGCACTCCAGGAGTTTTATATTTTATATTCCAAGGGACATCAGTGCAATATCCCTCAGAGTTAG